A region from the Flavobacterium enshiense genome encodes:
- a CDS encoding DUF4239 domain-containing protein, with protein MTLDYIPIWLFFLLTCLLVVLCIEGGYRIGAKVHKKSIEEKESPVSGISGSILGLLAFILVFTFNIVSERYDTKKAIVRDEAAAIRDVWLRSEFLDEANRIKSQNLIKEYVAIRVNLPRGNESFKEKTIRIEKAIDQSIKIHTQLFDIAVANGKKDLNSDIGALYVESVNEMTNMHYKRVAISWQARIPNGFWFVLYVLFILSMFSVGYRTAIADSTRSWSTPILALSFSIVITLIAVLDRPGNNFIKVSQQPMIDFQKFINSKKTD; from the coding sequence ATGACATTAGACTACATTCCTATTTGGCTCTTTTTTTTACTGACATGCCTGTTGGTAGTTCTTTGTATTGAAGGAGGCTATCGAATTGGCGCCAAAGTCCACAAAAAATCCATCGAAGAAAAAGAATCACCTGTATCAGGTATTTCGGGTTCTATCTTGGGATTATTGGCATTTATTTTGGTTTTCACCTTTAACATCGTCTCCGAACGATATGATACAAAAAAAGCCATTGTACGCGATGAAGCGGCTGCAATTAGGGATGTATGGCTCAGATCGGAGTTTCTAGATGAGGCAAACCGCATTAAAAGTCAAAACTTAATTAAAGAATATGTGGCGATACGCGTTAATCTCCCACGCGGCAACGAATCTTTTAAAGAGAAAACGATACGAATCGAAAAAGCAATCGATCAGTCCATAAAAATACACACCCAACTTTTCGATATAGCGGTTGCCAATGGGAAAAAAGATCTAAACTCGGATATAGGTGCTTTATACGTTGAATCTGTAAACGAAATGACCAACATGCACTATAAAAGGGTGGCTATCTCCTGGCAAGCCAGAATTCCAAACGGATTTTGGTTTGTGCTTTATGTTCTCTTCATTCTCTCCATGTTTTCAGTTGGATACCGGACAGCCATTGCCGATTCCACACGATCATGGTCAACCCCTATCTTAGCACTCTCTTTTTCGATTGTCATAACTTTGATTGCAGTACTGGATCGTCCGGGAAACAATTTCATCAAGGTTTCCCAACAGCCGATGATTGATTTTCAGAAATTTATCAATTCAAAAAAGACAGATTAA
- a CDS encoding type III pantothenate kinase codes for MLLAVDVGNTRIKVAVFEKHTVLTQDVFLREEAQKKIENIFKKNPKITESVLSSVGKLDDEVVDLLKKHSVLNVISSETHFPFQNNYETPKTLGVDRMVLASGATLMYPNQNRLIIDAGTCITYDFVTADDVYLGGAISPGLRLRYEALHNYTAKLPLLELEQPVHYIGNSTKEAIHSGVVNGILNEIDGFVSQYRQQYQVLTVILTGGDAEFLAKNIKNTIFANSNFLLESLSHIHYYKIEND; via the coding sequence ATGCTTTTAGCCGTCGATGTGGGGAATACCCGAATTAAAGTTGCTGTCTTTGAGAAACATACCGTTTTGACTCAAGATGTTTTTTTGAGAGAAGAGGCACAAAAAAAAATTGAAAATATTTTTAAAAAAAATCCAAAAATTACTGAATCGGTACTTTCATCGGTCGGAAAACTCGATGATGAGGTTGTTGATTTGCTAAAAAAACACTCTGTTCTGAATGTGATTTCTTCCGAAACTCATTTCCCTTTTCAAAATAATTACGAAACACCAAAAACTTTGGGTGTAGATCGAATGGTTCTTGCATCGGGTGCGACTCTTATGTATCCGAATCAAAACCGATTGATAATTGATGCGGGTACCTGCATTACTTATGATTTTGTTACAGCTGACGATGTTTATCTTGGTGGGGCCATTTCACCAGGGTTGCGATTGCGTTATGAAGCCCTTCACAATTATACGGCCAAATTGCCGTTACTTGAGTTGGAACAGCCGGTTCATTATATCGGGAATTCTACTAAAGAGGCTATACATTCTGGAGTTGTTAACGGAATTTTAAATGAAATCGACGGATTTGTAAGTCAATACCGTCAGCAATATCAAGTTTTAACAGTAATTTTAACAGGAGGCGATGCCGAATTTTTGGCTAAAAACATAAAAAACACCATATTTGCCAATTCAAATTTTCTTTTGGAGAGTTTGAGCCATATACACTATTATAAAATCGAAAATGATTAA